In Spinacia oleracea cultivar Varoflay chromosome 5, BTI_SOV_V1, whole genome shotgun sequence, a single window of DNA contains:
- the LOC110789373 gene encoding uncharacterized protein, which produces MIQRPALVWDEHLLWEIMLACIILHNMIVEDERDTYHNYHDMSKFEQENRTAIFGSTRTNYSVQPGRFNGVGLDQYMERRADTWDRNVHNALQRDMAQHIWQNCGSSTDDD; this is translated from the coding sequence ATGATACAAAGACCAGCTCTTGTATGGGATGAACACTTGTTGTGGGAGATTATGTTGGCTTGTATAATTCTTCATAATATGATTGTTGAGGATGAGCGAGATACATACCATAATTATCATGACATGTCGAAATTTGAGCAAGAAAACAGGACAGCGATTTTCGGATCAACTCGTACAAATTATTCTGTGCAACCTGGTCGATTTAATGGTGTTGGACTGGACCAATATATGGAAAGGAGAGCTGACACATGGGATAGAAATGTTCACAATGCCTTACAAAGAGACATGGCTCAACATATTTGGCAAAATTGTGGCTCGTCTACCGATGACGACTGA